In Gigantopelta aegis isolate Gae_Host chromosome 6, Gae_host_genome, whole genome shotgun sequence, the following are encoded in one genomic region:
- the LOC121376164 gene encoding protein smg8-like isoform X2, which translates to MTAPMDTFSFPPSFDIKSLPSLEKKVCVVTIIGKNRLSGFTTKASILNPVLDRDVFLGSESCVGKQIDRGEIECYYDTDAQVIYLHYQSLSDASKLASKCKQLVDKSMDLISLWQDEDFMYAKSLLFLFCVSHIVLLSHPGSTFDISYVKLFRTLDTVRSKLQPFMTDALHGLPIPKDWLEGARPCSPRVLFIFGTPTVDVGYDDGESLGLSRSRSQRTPPIKKLQHNIEDQIYRIFRKSRIITNISNNSLFAVPANQEFVFVNCRSSEVADPVGMYLQQLKSYSVSGKDSESPKSRSYLTNRRFNHGVGSGDGPRSPISSRSSEQSFKEFLLQHIELAFVKGFDDNVGRNPLRSVFEMVSCEVWFSVATTLHKFFFTDTPEVKVQTHFNLLGSLISTDVRFSENRCNKILPLAENAYQQDLPQHYITEYHYSKLAQAKRVFAQFARGPAYEKYLKQLEESCEEWWKSGHRQCEETSLTGNLCLNHLHRLPEDGENDENNHLPVMTHSSQIKTKAACNCGQKQADKDDPFDHKYANFGFYQTLEESCCGKLKHVEFPVFNPSTSDVRAGQVSSTPHTKLSARDSGKLDMTAPITSSLSLALSLGQSGGSDLYGHRSPSSPNPEQSEMLETSQTATVTESVISDTEIHHSAFRQHSTTEYLPGMIHSESPGGLLPLFPSWSLCCIGKSTLYSHIHGFDLPGFLAGSNFLLPWDITLQAVKEKWPTVGETAGKKGRQRRVPQKEIGEVTVRAFLGMEYECPRGHRFFCSGPEKIIKVSSASTVKDNATKLLSLDMPLYCPCHCSTKGYIAQLMRVYIVTPESSVKIMLKPVVQPSISSSPLFEPGNDGPLELSQGSVWVLRLPHVYLGDNGVYTMPTDPQHLHACRLLKGMFSYKEA; encoded by the exons atgacagcTCCCATGGATACATTTTCTTTTCCTCCAAGCTTTGACATAAA AAGCCTTCCATCCTTGGAGAAGAAAGTATGTGTTGTAACTATCATAGGCAAGAACCGTCTAAGTGGATTTACTACAAAAGCATCCATTTTGAATCCAGTTCTTGACAGAGATGTTTTTCTT GGTTCTGAAAGTTGTGTTGGAAAGCAGATAGACAGG GGTGAAATAGAATGTTACTATGACACAGATGCCCAGGTGATCTACTTACATTACCAGTCACTCTCAGATGCCAGCAAGCTTGCCAGCAAGTGTAAACAACTTGTTGATAAATCAATG gACTTGATTTCCTTGTGGCAAGATGAAGACTTCATGTATGCTAAAAGCTTGTTATTTCTGTTCTGTGTATCTCATATTGTTTTG CTGTCACATCCTGGTAGTACTTTTGATATTTCTTACGTAAAGCTGTTTAGGACACTGGATACTGTTAG GTCCAAGTTACAACCCTTCATGACCGATGCCCTGCATGGTCTTCCAATCCCCAAAGACTGGCTGGAAGGAGCCCGCCCCTGCTCCCCCCGAGTTCTGTTTATCTTCGGCACACCTACAGTGGATGTTGGCTATGATGATGGTGAATCTCTTGGACTCAGTCGGTCACGGTCACAG aGGACACCACCTATCAAAAAACTGCAACACAACATTGAAGATCAAATCTACCGCATATTTCGAAAGTCTCGAATCATAACCAACATCAG caaTAATTCCCTGTTTGCCGTCCCGGCCAATCAAGAGTTTGTTTTCGTAAACTGCCGGAGTTCAGAGGTTGCTGATCCTGTGGGAATGTATCTTCAGCAGCTGAAGAGTTACAGTGTCAGTGGCAAAGACTCAG AATCTCCCAAAAGCAGAAGTTATCTGACAAACCGGAGATTCAATCATGGGGTAGGATCTGGAGATGGGCCAAGGTCGCCCATTTCTTCAAGGTCATCTGAGCAGAGTTTCAAAGAGTTTCTGCTTCAGCACATTGAGCTGGCCTTCGTTAAGGGGTTCGATGACAATGTGGGAAGAAATCCTCTTCGTTCAGTCTTTGAG ATGGTGTCATGTGAGGTGTGGTTCTCAGTGGCCACGACTCTACACAAGTTCTTCTTCACAGACACTCCAGAGGTCAAAGTTCAAACCCATTTTAATTTACTTGGATCTCTGATCAGTACAGatgtccgtttttcagaaaa TCGCTGCAACAAGATTCTACCTCTGGCTGAAAATGCCTATCAGCAGGATTTGCCACAGCATTATATCACCGAATATCATTACTCAAAG ctAGCCCAGGCTAAGCGTGTGTTTGCTCAGTTTGCGCGAGGTCCGGCATATGAGAAGTACCTGAAGCAGCTGGAAGAGTCGTGTGAGGAATGGTGGAAGTCAGGTCACCGGCAGTGTGAGGAGACCAGTCTCACGGGCAACCTCTGTCTTAACCAT ttgCATCGCTTACCTGAAGATGGTGAAAATGATGAAAACAACCACCTTCCGGTGATGACTCACTCTAGTCAGATCAAAACTAAAGCAGCCTGTAACTGTGGACAGAAGCAAGCCGATAAAGATGACCCATTTGATCACAAG TATGCTAATTTTGGTTTCTACCAGACACTAGAGGAGTCATGCTGTGGGAAGCTGAAGCATGTTGAGTTTCCCGTTTTTAACCCGAGCACCAGCGACGTGAGAGCTGGACAAGTGTCCTCGACACCACACACAAAACTATCAGCAAGGGACAGCGGCAAGTTGGATATGACCGCCCCCATCACGTCCAGCCTCAGTTTGGCACTCAGTCTAG GTCAGTCTGGCGGCAGTGACCTCTATGGACATAGAAGTCCGAGTAGTCCGAATCCAGAACAGAGTGAGATGCTAGAAACCAGCCAAACAGCCACAGTTACCGAATCAGTTATATCGGACACAG AGATCCACCATTCAGCATTCCGTCAGCACTCTACAACGGAGTACCTGCCCGGTATGATTCACTCAGAATCACCTGGAGGTCTTCTACCACTGTTTCCATCGTGGTCTTTATGCTGCATAGGGAAGTCAACTCTGTATTCACACATACATG GTTTTGATTTACCAGGATTTTTGGCTGGCAGTAATTTCTTGTTACCATGGGATATTACACTGCAAGCTGTGAAAGAAAAATGGCCGACAGTTGGGGAGACAGCCGGTAAAAAGGGACGACAACGAAGAGTTCCCCAAAAAG AAATTGGTGAAGTGACAGTTCGAGCATTTCTAGGAATGGAGTACGAATGTCCTCGAGGTCACAGGTTCTTCTGTAGTGGTCCCGAAAAGATCATCAAGGTGTCCAGTGCCAGCACCGTCAAG GACAATGCCACGAAGCTCTTATCGTTGGATATGCCACTATACTGTCCGTGTCATTGCAG caCAAAAGGCTACATTGCACAGTTGATGCGTGTTTACATAGTAACTCCAGAGAGTTCGGTGAAGATTATGCTGAAGCCCGTCGTCCAGCCATCCATATCGTCGAGTCCTCTGTTTGAACCAGGGAACGATGGTCCCCTTGAACTCTCACAGGGAAGTGTGTGGGTGCTCAGGTTGCC TCATGTGTATCTGGGTGACAATGGCGTGTACACAATGCCAACTGACCCACAGCATCTGCATGCCTGTCGTCTCCTCAAAGGAATGTTCTCATACAAAGAAGCTTGA
- the LOC121376164 gene encoding protein smg8-like isoform X1, translating to MTAPMDTFSFPPSFDIKSLPSLEKKVCVVTIIGKNRLSGFTTKASILNPVLDRDVFLGSESCVGKQIDRGEIECYYDTDAQVIYLHYQSLSDASKLASKCKQLVDKSMDLISLWQDEDFMYAKSLLFLFCVSHIVLLSHPGSTFDISYVKLFRTLDTVRSKLQPFMTDALHGLPIPKDWLEGARPCSPRVLFIFGTPTVDVGYDDGESLGLSRSRSQRTPPIKKLQHNIEDQIYRIFRKSRIITNISNNSLFAVPANQEFVFVNCRSSEVADPVGMYLQQLKSYSVSGKDSESPKSRSYLTNRRFNHGVGSGDGPRSPISSRSSEQSFKEFLLQHIELAFVKGFDDNVGRNPLRSVFEMVSCEVWFSVATTLHKFFFTDTPEVKVQTHFNLLGSLISTDVRFSENRCNKILPLAENAYQQDLPQHYITEYHYSKLAQAKRVFAQFARGPAYEKYLKQLEESCEEWWKSGHRQCEETSLTGNLCLNHLHRLPEDGENDENNHLPVMTHSSQIKTKAACNCGQKQADKDDPFDHKYANFGFYQTLEESCCGKLKHVEFPVFNPSTSDVRAGQVSSTPHTKLSARDSGKLDMTAPITSSLSLALSLGQSGGSDLYGHRSPSSPNPEQSEMLETSQTATVTESVISDTEIHHSAFRQHSTTEYLPGMIHSESPGGLLPLFPSWSLCCIGKSTLYSHIHGFDLPGFLAGSNFLLPWDITLQAVKEKWPTVGETAGKKGRQRRVPQKEIGEVTVRAFLGMEYECPRGHRFFCSGPEKIIKVSSASTVKDNATKLLSLDMPLYCPCHCRSTKGYIAQLMRVYIVTPESSVKIMLKPVVQPSISSSPLFEPGNDGPLELSQGSVWVLRLPHVYLGDNGVYTMPTDPQHLHACRLLKGMFSYKEA from the exons atgacagcTCCCATGGATACATTTTCTTTTCCTCCAAGCTTTGACATAAA AAGCCTTCCATCCTTGGAGAAGAAAGTATGTGTTGTAACTATCATAGGCAAGAACCGTCTAAGTGGATTTACTACAAAAGCATCCATTTTGAATCCAGTTCTTGACAGAGATGTTTTTCTT GGTTCTGAAAGTTGTGTTGGAAAGCAGATAGACAGG GGTGAAATAGAATGTTACTATGACACAGATGCCCAGGTGATCTACTTACATTACCAGTCACTCTCAGATGCCAGCAAGCTTGCCAGCAAGTGTAAACAACTTGTTGATAAATCAATG gACTTGATTTCCTTGTGGCAAGATGAAGACTTCATGTATGCTAAAAGCTTGTTATTTCTGTTCTGTGTATCTCATATTGTTTTG CTGTCACATCCTGGTAGTACTTTTGATATTTCTTACGTAAAGCTGTTTAGGACACTGGATACTGTTAG GTCCAAGTTACAACCCTTCATGACCGATGCCCTGCATGGTCTTCCAATCCCCAAAGACTGGCTGGAAGGAGCCCGCCCCTGCTCCCCCCGAGTTCTGTTTATCTTCGGCACACCTACAGTGGATGTTGGCTATGATGATGGTGAATCTCTTGGACTCAGTCGGTCACGGTCACAG aGGACACCACCTATCAAAAAACTGCAACACAACATTGAAGATCAAATCTACCGCATATTTCGAAAGTCTCGAATCATAACCAACATCAG caaTAATTCCCTGTTTGCCGTCCCGGCCAATCAAGAGTTTGTTTTCGTAAACTGCCGGAGTTCAGAGGTTGCTGATCCTGTGGGAATGTATCTTCAGCAGCTGAAGAGTTACAGTGTCAGTGGCAAAGACTCAG AATCTCCCAAAAGCAGAAGTTATCTGACAAACCGGAGATTCAATCATGGGGTAGGATCTGGAGATGGGCCAAGGTCGCCCATTTCTTCAAGGTCATCTGAGCAGAGTTTCAAAGAGTTTCTGCTTCAGCACATTGAGCTGGCCTTCGTTAAGGGGTTCGATGACAATGTGGGAAGAAATCCTCTTCGTTCAGTCTTTGAG ATGGTGTCATGTGAGGTGTGGTTCTCAGTGGCCACGACTCTACACAAGTTCTTCTTCACAGACACTCCAGAGGTCAAAGTTCAAACCCATTTTAATTTACTTGGATCTCTGATCAGTACAGatgtccgtttttcagaaaa TCGCTGCAACAAGATTCTACCTCTGGCTGAAAATGCCTATCAGCAGGATTTGCCACAGCATTATATCACCGAATATCATTACTCAAAG ctAGCCCAGGCTAAGCGTGTGTTTGCTCAGTTTGCGCGAGGTCCGGCATATGAGAAGTACCTGAAGCAGCTGGAAGAGTCGTGTGAGGAATGGTGGAAGTCAGGTCACCGGCAGTGTGAGGAGACCAGTCTCACGGGCAACCTCTGTCTTAACCAT ttgCATCGCTTACCTGAAGATGGTGAAAATGATGAAAACAACCACCTTCCGGTGATGACTCACTCTAGTCAGATCAAAACTAAAGCAGCCTGTAACTGTGGACAGAAGCAAGCCGATAAAGATGACCCATTTGATCACAAG TATGCTAATTTTGGTTTCTACCAGACACTAGAGGAGTCATGCTGTGGGAAGCTGAAGCATGTTGAGTTTCCCGTTTTTAACCCGAGCACCAGCGACGTGAGAGCTGGACAAGTGTCCTCGACACCACACACAAAACTATCAGCAAGGGACAGCGGCAAGTTGGATATGACCGCCCCCATCACGTCCAGCCTCAGTTTGGCACTCAGTCTAG GTCAGTCTGGCGGCAGTGACCTCTATGGACATAGAAGTCCGAGTAGTCCGAATCCAGAACAGAGTGAGATGCTAGAAACCAGCCAAACAGCCACAGTTACCGAATCAGTTATATCGGACACAG AGATCCACCATTCAGCATTCCGTCAGCACTCTACAACGGAGTACCTGCCCGGTATGATTCACTCAGAATCACCTGGAGGTCTTCTACCACTGTTTCCATCGTGGTCTTTATGCTGCATAGGGAAGTCAACTCTGTATTCACACATACATG GTTTTGATTTACCAGGATTTTTGGCTGGCAGTAATTTCTTGTTACCATGGGATATTACACTGCAAGCTGTGAAAGAAAAATGGCCGACAGTTGGGGAGACAGCCGGTAAAAAGGGACGACAACGAAGAGTTCCCCAAAAAG AAATTGGTGAAGTGACAGTTCGAGCATTTCTAGGAATGGAGTACGAATGTCCTCGAGGTCACAGGTTCTTCTGTAGTGGTCCCGAAAAGATCATCAAGGTGTCCAGTGCCAGCACCGTCAAG GACAATGCCACGAAGCTCTTATCGTTGGATATGCCACTATACTGTCCGTGTCATTGCAG aagcaCAAAAGGCTACATTGCACAGTTGATGCGTGTTTACATAGTAACTCCAGAGAGTTCGGTGAAGATTATGCTGAAGCCCGTCGTCCAGCCATCCATATCGTCGAGTCCTCTGTTTGAACCAGGGAACGATGGTCCCCTTGAACTCTCACAGGGAAGTGTGTGGGTGCTCAGGTTGCC TCATGTGTATCTGGGTGACAATGGCGTGTACACAATGCCAACTGACCCACAGCATCTGCATGCCTGTCGTCTCCTCAAAGGAATGTTCTCATACAAAGAAGCTTGA
- the LOC121376166 gene encoding uncharacterized protein LOC121376166: protein MYDLELIDIFMMNFESSESSAQLHKLLRLYNLTTVTIDMLDVYINHTTEKMMVQSLTGYTGRASVLFHAQCAALGLQNVYFQYQNKIRENIQATVNNSRDFNISSPNPYPVPNNSQEIAYINNVLCLEFNSEYRSC, encoded by the exons atGTATGATCTGGAACTGATAGATATCTTCATGATGAATTTTGAGTCCAGCGAGTCTTCTGCCCAGCTTCACAAGCTTCTCCGACTGTACAATCTGACAACAGTCACCATCGACATGCTCG atgTCTACATCAATCACACGACAGAGAAGATGATGGTTCAGTCCCTGACCGGGTACACAGGCCGAGCCAGTGTCTTGTTCCACGCGCAGTGTGCAGCTCTCGGACTACAGAATGTGTACTTCCAATATCAAAACAAGATCAGGGAGAACATACAGGCTACAGTCAACAACTCGAGGGATTTCAACATCAGCAGTCCAAACCCTTACCCCGTACCAAACAATTCACAGGAAATAGCCTACATCAACAACGTTTTGTGCCTGGAGTTTAATAGTGAATATAGGAGCTGTTAA
- the LOC121373934 gene encoding zinc finger protein 93-like, which yields MKMTTRGSSASGKGADGKSVNHGCKEVSTQTMLNMSELDRIMLLFLCPRTEASTQTEGTCLEALPVFDVRLDLREDHTNMLHDDSCETSRYLSSGISDDSQDCDTDSGGVAGNETSVEDKHVYVPKVNTDDSTSKEVQNNLEKESAVSGKGPLLTPRTSKRLALKKKLSFSSSAKSKSGRKSKDVSKHKSPTRRTKEVDAIDDEAHSITDQSTVDRCSGKKGVVSSNAILEPSERTSDEEMSPSEQSKTLDLHDSEDRCCNVCNETDCKCTDRLSPLPVDSPKRVRTCKFCSKKFRDVGDFMRHNRMHTKEKPHQCEECGSRFRWKASYVTHLRQVHKMSLQEPSPAKKDDGNNEVGTHKKGATDKLSKGLSRRKRQKRTFKCESCGKVLRCLANLNRHLLTHTGTRPFQCNQCPRAFTERSGLKNHVLRRHSEKQHVCDLCGKHFGSIVFLKQHRKVHTKQREEFVCKLCEKVYTTAIALDIHMLAHAGLKPFVCDMCGRRLYSKYQLNRHMKRHYSDQGSSTNKKRIKPKSHVCSVCSKAFASSSRLQRHLSTVHCTVREQQCPTCHKVYPTASAMRKHVKDHNEGPYQCEVCERWWLTKDTYSSHMRLHFGRTSSKVFVCVHCNMGFFHMIELDDHYKSHAEDTTFRCMHCEKIFKSQEELVTHRSIHPNQKVPLNCGRCDKLFATLQELRAHERCHDKPLECVVCDLTFPSEESAKEHMQCHVDDGSVLSTTVLMYKCPKCGKLFTNRGDYDSHALVHEGTEYVCSFCDIGFESAIDLENHTSSHAVVKLEEPEGLNSTGELAEHFKTPPVSGSDVPQIHVLGQVQLQNPVNLEALVAADTMQAVIQYETGHNSENDVSVCQTLQLNDEQEGISCTVCGKKFLLIENFLSHCQDHPEIEVTVKTL from the exons ATGAAGATGACCACCAGGGGTTCATCGGCTTCTGGGAAGGGAGCTGATGGTAAATCTGTGAATCACGGCTGCAAGGAGGTCTCCACTCAGACCATGCTGAACATGAGCGAGCTGGACAGAATTATGCTTCTGTTTCTGTGTCCACGAACAGAAGCCAGCACACAGACGGAGGGCACCTGTCTGGAAGCATTGCCAGTGTTTGATGTAAGACTTGACCTACGGGAAGATCACACCAACATGTTGCATGACGACAGTTGCGAAACAAGTAGATATTTGAGTTCTGGGATAAGTGATGACTCGCAGGACTGTGATACCGACAGTGGTGGTGTTGCTGGAAATGAGACTTCTGTTGAAGATAAACACGTTTATGTTCCCAAAGTTAACACTGACGATAGCACGTCCAAAGAGGTTCAAAACAACTTGGAAAAAGAATCGGCTGTCAGTGGAAAGGGACCGCTATTGACACCTCGAACAAGTAAACGATTGGCACTTAAGAAAAAATTGTCGTTTTCTTCCAGTGCTAAAAGCAAGAGTGGCAGGAAGTCTAAAGATGTGAGTAAACACAAATCTCCAACTCGTCGGACAAAAGAAGTAGATGCAATTGATGATGAGGCACACAGTATTACAGATCAGTCAACAGTTGACCGATGCAGTGGTAAAAAAGGTGTCGTCTCATCTAATGCGATTTTAGAACCAAGTGAACGTACTTCAGATGAAGAAATGTCCCCGTCAGAACAGAGTAAAACCCTTGATCTCCACGATTCTGAAGACCGGTGCTGTAATGTTTGTAATGAGACTGACTGTAAATGTACTGACCGACTTAGCCCCTTGCCTGTCGATTCCCCCAAAAGAGTTCGCACTTGTAAATTTTGCTCAAAAAAGTTCCGTGATGTCGGTGACTTTATGCGACACAATCGGATGCACACGAAGGAAAAGCCACATCAGTGTGAGGAATGTGGCAGTCGTTTCCGATGGAAGGCCAGCTATGTGACACATCTTCGACAGGTCCATAAGATGTCTCTTCAAGAACCGTCCCCCGCAAAGAAAGACGATGGGAATAACGAAGTGGGGACACACAAGAAAGGTGCCACGGATAAGTTGTCAAAAGGCTTATCTAGAAGAAAGAGacaaaaaagaacatttaaatgtGAATCTTGTGGGAAAGTGCTGCGCTGCTTGGCTAATTTAAACCGCCACCTGCTGACCCATACAGGAACACGACCTTTCCAGTGCAACCAGTGTCCCAGAGCCTTTACTGAACGATCAGGTCTTAAG AATCATGTACTTCGGAGACATTCAGAAAAGCAGCATGTTTGTGACCTCTGCGGTAAACATTTTGGGAGTATAGTGTTTCTGAAACAGCACCGGAAGGTACACACAAAACAACGCGAGGAGTTTGTATGTAAACTCTGCGAGAAGGTCTACACCACAGCCATTGCACTGGACATTCACATGTTGGCTCatgctggcctgaaacctttcgTTTGTGATATGTGCGGCAGGAGACTCTACTCGAAATACCAGCTGAACCGACACATGAAGCGGCACTACAGCGACCAAGGTTCGTCGACGAATAAGAAGCGCATCAAACCGAAATCTCACGTGTGTAGTGTCTGCAGCAAAGCCTTTGCTTCATCGTCGCGGTTACAACGCCACCTGTCCACGGTTCACTGCACCGTGAGAGAACAGCAGTGTCCTACCTGTCACAAGGTGTACCCGACCGCGAGCGCGATGCGCAAGCACGTGAAGGACCACAACGAGGGTCCCTACCAGTGCGAAGTCTGCGAACGCTGGTGGCTCACTAAAGATACGTACAGCTCACACATGCGGCTCCACTTTGGCCGGACCAGCTCTAAAGTGTTCGTCTGTGTCCACTGTAACATGGGCTTCTTTCACATGATCGAGCTGGACGACCATTACAAGAGCCACGCGGAAGACACCACGTTCAGATGCATGCACTGCGAGAAGATATTCAAGTCGCAAGAGGAGCTGGTGACCCATCGCAGCATCCATCCGAACCAGAAGGTTCCGTTGAACTGTGGCAGGTGTGACAAGCTGTTCGCAACCTTGCAGGAGTTGCGTGCGCATGAGCGTTGTCACGACAAGCCGTTGGAGTGTGTCGTCTGCGACTTGACCTTCCCCAGTGAAGAGAGTGCGAAGGAACACATGCAGTGCCACGTCGACGACGGATCCGTCCTGTCGACCACTGTCCTCATGTACAAGTGTCCCAAGTGTGGAAAGCTCTTCACAAACAGAGGTGACTATGACAGCCATGCTCTAGTCCACGAAGGTACAGAATACGTGTGCTCGTTTTGCGACATTGGTTTCGAGAGTGCGATCGATTTGGAAAATCACACCAGCAGCCACGCTGTAGTGAAGCTCGAAGAGCCCGAAGGTCTTAACAGTACGGGGGAACTAGCAGAACACTTCAAAACCCCTCCGGTGTCTGGCAGCGATGTTCCACAGATTCATGTCTTGGGACAAGTACAGCTGCAGAACCCAGTCAATCTGGAAGCTTTGGTAGCGGCCGACACCATGCAGGCGGTCATCCAGTACGAAACGGGCCACAACAGTGAAAACGATGTCTCCGTTTGCCAGACGTTACAGCTGAACGATGAGCAGGAAGGCATATCGTGCACGGTGTGTGGCAAGAAGTTCTTACTCATAGAAAACTTTCTCAGTCACTGCCAAGATCATCCAGAGATCGAAGTTACGGTGAAGACACTCTAA